Proteins encoded in a region of the Streptomyces sp. NBC_00513 genome:
- the pth gene encoding aminoacyl-tRNA hydrolase, whose product MSDDTAPWLIVGLGNPGAEYAGNRHNIGFMVVDLLAERMRGKFKAHKARAQVVEGRIGPPGPANRRVVLAKPMSFMNLSGGPVTALRDFYKVPLGRIVAVHDELDIDYPTLRLKLGGGDNGHNGLKSMTKAMGPDYHRVRCGIGRPPGRMQVADFVLKDFSSTERKELDWFVDRSADAVECLIQEGLERAQSTYNS is encoded by the coding sequence CGGAGTACGCGGGCAACCGTCACAACATCGGGTTCATGGTCGTGGACCTGCTGGCGGAGCGGATGCGCGGCAAGTTCAAGGCGCACAAGGCGCGCGCGCAGGTGGTCGAGGGCCGCATCGGCCCGCCCGGCCCGGCGAACCGTCGGGTGGTGCTGGCCAAGCCGATGTCGTTCATGAACCTGTCGGGCGGGCCGGTGACGGCGCTGCGCGACTTCTACAAGGTTCCGTTGGGCCGGATCGTCGCGGTCCACGACGAGTTGGACATCGACTACCCGACGCTGCGGCTGAAGCTGGGCGGCGGGGACAACGGCCACAACGGTCTGAAGTCGATGACGAAGGCGATGGGCCCGGACTACCACCGGGTCCGCTGCGGCATCGGTCGGCCCCCGGGCCGGATGCAGGTGGCGGACTTCGTGCTGAAGGACTTCTCGTCCACGGAGCGCAAGGAACTGGACTGGTTCGTCGACCGGTCGGCGGACGCGGTGGAGTGCCTGATCCAGGAGGGTCTGGAGCGCGCGCAGTCCACCTACAACTCCTGA